From a region of the Halolamina sp. CBA1230 genome:
- a CDS encoding branched-chain amino acid ABC transporter permease yields the protein MSRFTLPAALETRLPDDEADRAAVLGVALAALSLLFVVTPLRATVPGPLAVFVEVGILFAVYGMLVLGLDLQYGHTGLVNFGHVVFFAVGAYTVGILAAQGSFSGTSLGLPWPLALVGAVVAAGAVGALVGSTSIRLRDDFLAIATLAAAEIFHSITVNVSSVFGGSTGILSIPQPLDQAIGEYGTTMVATLLLFAGLTALAFAGVSRLTAAPYGRVLRAIRADELVTRSVGKPVFTYKMQAFVYGAALAGFAGGVFALYNGAISPEFFTIQVTVTVWIGMLLGGAANHRAVLGGLAIIMGLRLVSRFANQAAPVSAADFAALRLVAVGLILILVIRYRPAGIWGDPKELGVDS from the coding sequence GTGAGTCGGTTCACCCTCCCCGCGGCGCTAGAGACGCGCCTGCCGGACGACGAAGCCGACCGTGCGGCCGTCCTCGGCGTCGCCCTCGCCGCGCTGTCGCTGCTGTTCGTGGTGACGCCGCTGCGGGCGACGGTTCCGGGCCCGCTCGCGGTGTTCGTCGAGGTCGGCATCCTCTTTGCGGTGTACGGGATGCTCGTGCTGGGGCTGGACCTCCAGTACGGCCACACCGGGCTGGTGAACTTCGGCCACGTCGTCTTCTTCGCGGTCGGCGCCTACACCGTCGGCATCCTGGCCGCACAGGGGTCGTTCTCCGGGACGAGCCTGGGGCTCCCCTGGCCGCTGGCGCTGGTGGGAGCCGTCGTCGCCGCGGGCGCGGTCGGCGCGCTCGTCGGGTCGACGTCGATCCGGCTCCGGGACGACTTCCTCGCCATCGCCACGCTGGCTGCCGCGGAGATCTTCCACAGCATCACGGTCAACGTCTCGAGCGTGTTCGGCGGCTCGACGGGGATCCTCTCGATCCCGCAGCCGCTGGACCAGGCCATCGGCGAGTACGGGACGACGATGGTCGCGACGCTGCTGCTGTTCGCCGGCCTGACCGCGCTGGCGTTCGCCGGCGTCTCACGGCTGACGGCGGCGCCGTACGGGCGGGTCCTCCGGGCGATCCGGGCCGACGAGCTCGTGACCCGGTCGGTCGGCAAACCCGTGTTCACCTACAAGATGCAGGCGTTCGTCTACGGCGCGGCGCTCGCCGGCTTCGCCGGCGGCGTGTTCGCGCTGTACAACGGCGCCATCTCGCCGGAGTTCTTCACCATCCAGGTGACCGTGACGGTGTGGATCGGGATGCTGCTCGGCGGCGCCGCGAACCACCGCGCCGTGCTGGGCGGGCTGGCGATCATCATGGGGCTGCGGCTGGTCTCCCGGTTCGCCAACCAGGCGGCGCCGGTGTCCGCGGCCGACTTCGCGGCGCTCCGGCTGGTCGCCGTGGGGCTGATCCTGATCCTGGTCATCCGCTACCGGCCGGCCGGGATCTGGGGCGACCCGAAGGAGCTGGGGGTGGACTCGTGA
- a CDS encoding ABC transporter ATP-binding protein: protein MSLLAVDGLSKEFGGLRALDDVSLSVDEGELVGVMGPNGAGKSTLFNCVSGVVHPDAGTVTFAGEDVTGQQPETLATSGLVRTFQHTRQLDTMTVRENVRLAALDQPGEHTIPALLRSDGMQAVERDVEARADELIETFELDHLADEYASALSGGQRKLLELARVLMLEPELLLLDEPFAGVNPTLTNEISEHIRELNDGGMTVVVIEHELETLTALVDRLVVLESGSVLIEGDPATVVEDQRVIDAYLGT, encoded by the coding sequence GTGAGCCTGCTCGCCGTCGACGGGCTGAGCAAGGAGTTCGGGGGGCTCCGTGCGCTCGACGACGTGTCGCTCTCGGTCGACGAGGGCGAGCTCGTCGGCGTCATGGGCCCCAACGGCGCCGGGAAGTCGACGCTGTTCAACTGCGTCAGCGGCGTCGTCCACCCCGACGCGGGAACCGTCACCTTCGCGGGCGAGGACGTGACGGGCCAGCAGCCCGAGACGCTGGCGACGAGCGGGCTGGTCAGGACGTTCCAGCACACCCGCCAGCTCGACACCATGACCGTCCGGGAGAACGTGCGGCTGGCCGCGCTGGACCAGCCGGGCGAGCACACGATCCCGGCGCTGCTGCGGAGCGACGGGATGCAGGCCGTCGAGCGTGACGTCGAGGCCCGCGCCGACGAGCTGATCGAGACGTTCGAGCTCGACCACCTGGCCGACGAGTACGCCAGCGCGCTCTCGGGCGGGCAACGGAAACTGCTCGAACTCGCGCGGGTGCTGATGCTGGAGCCGGAGCTGCTCCTGCTCGACGAGCCGTTCGCCGGGGTGAACCCCACGCTGACCAACGAGATCAGCGAGCATATCCGCGAGCTGAACGACGGGGGGATGACCGTGGTCGTGATCGAGCACGAACTGGAGACGCTGACCGCGCTGGTCGACCGGCTGGTGGTCCTCGAAAGCGGCTCGGTGCTGATCGAGGGCGACCCGGCGACCGTCGTGGAGGACCAGCGCGTCATCGACGCCTATCTGGGGACATGA